In Corynebacterium guangdongense, one DNA window encodes the following:
- a CDS encoding urea transporter gives MAPRFLTPLTTVLRSVSQIFLLRNAPAGALILLALAVVDVRFAGMVLLGAAVESLTVYYLDTDLRQEIRDGLRGYNGALIGAAWAIFIGYTGLSVTLTVLCALATIVVYGILQRMFASTRLADALLPVATGPFCIVIGGTWTALDSVVVTPPAPSGPTVELGLLTDFLSTFADVVLASGALSGLLIIVALFVADWRAGAFGVYGAALAMAVGGALGLSWSPLSGSLHGYSAVLVAIALGATFWNNRSLLTRFLGVSLAVVLTLAVEPLLILLPGPTLTWPFLISLWAVMLLGRGVDKRRELHVPAKIVTYEPA, from the coding sequence ATGGCACCGCGTTTCCTTACGCCTCTCACCACCGTGCTCCGCAGCGTGTCGCAGATCTTCCTCCTGCGCAACGCCCCCGCGGGCGCGCTGATCCTCCTGGCGCTCGCCGTGGTGGACGTGCGCTTCGCGGGGATGGTCCTGCTCGGCGCCGCCGTGGAATCCCTCACCGTCTACTACCTCGACACCGATCTGCGCCAGGAGATCCGCGACGGCCTGCGCGGCTACAATGGGGCGCTGATCGGCGCCGCCTGGGCCATCTTCATCGGCTACACGGGGCTCTCCGTCACCCTGACCGTGCTGTGCGCCCTGGCGACGATCGTCGTCTACGGCATCCTCCAGCGGATGTTCGCCTCGACCCGCCTGGCCGACGCCCTGCTCCCCGTGGCGACCGGCCCCTTCTGCATCGTCATCGGCGGCACGTGGACCGCGCTCGACTCCGTGGTCGTCACCCCGCCCGCCCCCTCCGGCCCCACCGTCGAGCTGGGCCTGCTCACCGACTTCCTGTCGACGTTCGCCGACGTGGTCCTCGCCTCCGGCGCCCTGTCCGGGCTGCTCATCATCGTCGCCCTGTTTGTCGCGGACTGGCGCGCCGGAGCCTTCGGCGTCTACGGCGCGGCCCTGGCGATGGCCGTCGGCGGCGCCCTGGGCCTGAGCTGGTCGCCGCTGTCCGGCAGCCTGCACGGCTACAGCGCGGTGCTCGTCGCCATCGCCCTGGGCGCCACCTTCTGGAACAACCGCTCGCTGCTGACCAGGTTCCTCGGGGTCAGCCTGGCCGTGGTGCTGACGCTGGCCGTCGAACCGCTGCTGATCCTGCTGCCGGGCCCGACCCTGACCTGGCCGTTCCTGATCTCCCTCTGGGCCGTCATGCTGCTGGGTCGTGGCGTCGACAAGCGCCGGGAGCTGCACGTCCCGGCGAAGATCGTCACCTACGAACCCGCCTAG
- a CDS encoding DUF2200 family protein translates to MAELTERQKKNQERLKAMPVAEVWPHYVTKVEKKGRPVADLYEAATWLTGYSAAEIDEHLETRTSFRAFFAAAPMNPAAPLITGVVCGVRVEEIEDPLMQRMRWLDKLVDELGRGKKMESVLRS, encoded by the coding sequence ATGGCTGAATTGACCGAGCGTCAGAAAAAGAACCAGGAGCGGCTCAAGGCGATGCCCGTCGCCGAGGTGTGGCCGCACTACGTCACCAAGGTGGAGAAGAAGGGCCGCCCCGTCGCGGACCTCTATGAGGCGGCCACCTGGCTCACCGGTTACTCGGCCGCGGAGATCGACGAGCACCTCGAGACCAGGACGTCTTTCCGGGCCTTCTTCGCCGCCGCCCCGATGAATCCGGCGGCCCCGCTGATCACCGGCGTGGTCTGCGGCGTGCGTGTCGAGGAGATCGAGGATCCCCTGATGCAGCGGATGCGCTGGCTGGACAAGCTCGTCGACGAGCTCGGCCGCGGCAAGAAAATGGAGAGCGTCCTGCGTTCCTAG
- a CDS encoding (Fe-S)-binding protein — translation MTSAMSATTVTLGVIGVALSIPAFLYFLYAALKLVRFVAAGNSLKGRVDQPAQRLWRVLVEVFGHTNFWKSRPLASVAHWLVMVGFLGGIVVWFEAYIQTFNPAGGWPILSDWLVYHFIEELLGVGTVLGITALVLIRLKHGSARRESRFHNSIMSSAWLVEAIVFIEGLGMLLVKAGKIATFGSGSAWADFVSIRLAALLPASPVLISVFALIKLLSGLVFLVVIAMHLNWGILWHRFTAFFNIFFQRNPDGTKALGRLKPMTDHAGEHVTLDTVEDDTVLGVGTLTDASWKMLLDTTACTECGRCQDLCPAWNTEKPLSPKKFIMDLRDAAVANSAVLLDPSTGEAENSHAGVDVLRLAGQGGVISDDVLWSCTNCGACVDQCPVDIEHIDHITDLRRFQVLTESDFPSELQGMFTNIETKGNPWGRNNSERAGWVEEARRDGIEVPVFGEDVDDFSDSEYLFWVGCAGAYDEHGKKTTRAVVDLLHTAGVKYTVLATGETCTGDPARRAGNEFLFQMQAAQNIETLDDVFDGVPQGQRKIITTCPHCFNTIRNEYPDFDGHYDVFHHTQLLNRLVRDKWLTPVPRTETDRKPITYHDPCFLGRQNQVYDPPRELLGVTGVNLVEMDKSHNESFCCGAGGARMFMEEKIGRRVNEVRTEQAIDTGAEEIATACPFCTNMFTGGVKSLSQDSSTPAPVVQDVAVRLRESVLVDGLLPAPREKSFYSDDRRSLTITPTRKPKDQSPSGSTAASASPVAPSTQSAPAAPAVSSAPAAPSAPAAPPAPATPAAPAAPGAPTAPAAPTAPSAPAAPAAPPAPTAPSAPAAPAAPPAPTALSAPAAPPTPAASAAPAAPTAPSAPAAPAAPPAPAAPAAPPAPRAAVPGAPGSSSAPSAPSAPAPGVPTPPAAPAAPSAPSAPAPGVPTPPAAPAAPSAPSAPAPGVPTPPAAPAVPAAPTADAPAPPAAPSVPASPTAASAPGAPAAPVPPAPPVPGAPQAPKPPVADTEESDS, via the coding sequence ATGACCTCTGCCATGTCCGCCACGACGGTCACGCTCGGCGTGATCGGGGTGGCCCTGTCCATTCCGGCATTCCTCTATTTCCTCTACGCGGCGCTTAAACTCGTGCGCTTCGTTGCGGCGGGGAACTCGCTCAAGGGCCGTGTCGACCAACCGGCGCAACGCCTGTGGCGCGTGCTCGTCGAAGTCTTCGGACACACCAACTTCTGGAAGTCCCGCCCGCTGGCGTCGGTGGCGCACTGGTTGGTCATGGTCGGGTTCCTCGGCGGCATCGTTGTCTGGTTCGAGGCCTACATCCAGACCTTCAATCCCGCCGGCGGCTGGCCCATTCTCTCCGACTGGCTGGTCTACCACTTCATCGAGGAGCTGCTCGGTGTGGGCACCGTCCTCGGCATCACCGCGCTGGTCCTCATCCGCCTGAAGCACGGCTCCGCCCGGCGCGAGAGCCGTTTCCACAACTCGATCATGTCCAGCGCCTGGCTGGTCGAGGCGATCGTGTTCATCGAGGGACTGGGCATGCTCCTGGTCAAGGCCGGCAAGATCGCGACCTTCGGCAGCGGTTCGGCCTGGGCGGACTTCGTCTCCATCCGCCTCGCCGCGCTCCTGCCGGCGTCCCCGGTCCTGATCAGCGTCTTCGCCCTGATCAAGCTGCTCTCCGGCCTGGTCTTCCTGGTCGTGATCGCGATGCACCTCAACTGGGGCATCCTCTGGCATCGCTTCACGGCGTTCTTCAACATCTTCTTCCAGCGCAACCCGGACGGGACGAAGGCCCTCGGCCGGCTCAAGCCGATGACCGACCACGCCGGCGAGCACGTCACCCTCGACACCGTCGAAGACGACACCGTTCTCGGCGTCGGCACGCTCACCGACGCCTCCTGGAAGATGCTGCTCGACACGACCGCCTGCACGGAGTGCGGCCGCTGCCAGGATCTCTGCCCCGCCTGGAACACCGAGAAGCCGCTGAGCCCGAAAAAGTTCATCATGGACCTGCGTGACGCCGCGGTCGCCAACTCCGCCGTGCTGCTCGACCCCTCCACCGGGGAGGCCGAGAACTCCCACGCCGGCGTCGACGTCCTCCGCCTCGCCGGCCAGGGCGGCGTCATCTCGGACGACGTCCTGTGGTCCTGCACCAACTGCGGCGCCTGCGTCGACCAGTGCCCCGTCGACATCGAACACATCGACCACATCACCGACCTGCGCCGCTTCCAGGTTCTCACCGAATCCGACTTCCCCTCGGAGCTGCAGGGCATGTTCACCAACATCGAGACCAAGGGCAACCCCTGGGGCCGCAACAACTCCGAACGCGCCGGCTGGGTCGAGGAGGCCCGCCGCGACGGCATCGAGGTCCCCGTCTTCGGCGAGGACGTCGACGACTTCTCCGATTCCGAATACCTCTTCTGGGTCGGCTGCGCCGGCGCCTATGACGAGCACGGCAAGAAGACCACCCGCGCCGTCGTCGACCTCCTCCACACCGCCGGCGTCAAGTACACCGTGCTGGCCACCGGCGAAACCTGCACCGGTGACCCGGCACGCCGTGCCGGCAACGAGTTCCTCTTCCAGATGCAGGCCGCCCAGAACATCGAGACGCTCGACGACGTCTTCGACGGCGTCCCCCAGGGCCAGCGCAAGATCATCACCACCTGCCCCCACTGCTTCAACACCATCCGGAACGAATACCCCGACTTCGACGGCCATTACGACGTCTTCCACCACACCCAACTGCTCAACCGCCTCGTCCGCGACAAGTGGCTCACCCCGGTCCCCCGCACCGAAACCGACCGCAAGCCCATCACCTACCATGACCCCTGCTTCCTCGGTCGCCAGAACCAGGTCTACGACCCGCCGCGCGAACTCCTGGGGGTCACCGGCGTCAACCTCGTCGAAATGGACAAGTCCCACAACGAATCCTTCTGCTGCGGCGCCGGGGGCGCCCGCATGTTCATGGAGGAGAAGATCGGCCGCCGCGTCAACGAGGTCCGCACCGAGCAGGCCATCGACACCGGCGCCGAAGAAATCGCCACGGCCTGCCCCTTCTGCACCAACATGTTCACCGGCGGTGTGAAGTCACTGAGCCAGGACTCCTCCACGCCCGCCCCCGTGGTGCAGGACGTCGCCGTCCGTCTGCGCGAGAGCGTGCTTGTCGACGGCCTGCTCCCCGCCCCCCGCGAGAAGTCCTTCTACTCCGACGATCGCCGTTCCCTCACGATCACGCCGACACGCAAGCCCAAGGACCAGAGCCCGTCCGGCTCCACGGCGGCATCGGCTTCGCCTGTAGCACCGAGCACCCAGAGCGCACCCGCCGCACCAGCCGTCTCTTCCGCTCCCGCCGCGCCGAGCGCGCCAGCCGCACCGCCCGCACCCGCGACACCCGCCGCCCCTGCCGCACCGGGTGCACCCACCGCTCCGGCCGCCCCCACCGCGCCGAGCGCGCCAGCTGCTCCGGCCGCACCGCCCGCCCCCACCGCGCCGAGCGCGCCAGCTGCTCCGGCCGCACCGCCCGCCCCCACCGCGCTGAGCGCGCCGGCCGCACCGCCCACTCCCGCCGCTTCTGCCGCTCCCGCCGCCCCCACCGCGCCGAGCGCGCCAGCTGCTCCGGCCGCACCGCCCGCCCCCGCGGCTCCAGCCGCACCGCCCGCTCCGAGAGCTGCCGTGCCTGGCGCCCCAGGTTCATCTTCGGCTCCGAGCGCACCCTCCGCACCTGCTCCCGGTGTGCCCACACCCCCTGCGGCACCTGCGGCTCCGAGCGCACCCTCCGCACCTGCTCCCGGTGTGCCCACACCCCCTGCGGCACCTGCGGCTCCGAGCGCACCCTCCGCACCTGCTCCCGGTGTGCCCACGCCCCCTGCGGCACCTGCGGTTCCGGCAGCCCCTACCGCAGATGCCCCCGCGCCTCCGGCCGCACCATCCGTTCCGGCTTCGCCAACTGCGGCCTCGGCACCGGGTGCGCCAGCAGCGCCGGTCCCTCCCGCGCCACCCGTCCCTGGCGCACCCCAGGCCCCGAAGCCACCTGTGGCGGATACTGAGGAGTCGGATTCCTGA
- a CDS encoding DUF1707 SHOCT-like domain-containing protein, with the protein MSTSSGHRRSPAVRLSDNERNSAMAALGRAFAEGRLTIDEYDQRCTEITRATTRSDLEPLFLDIPQNPDGSGTELDVSYSAQEIAAAHKSSRNTRLGIMSLTAVVTLAAVPVLLANGFLAATALYAVIPVVWILLYIMKVGPAQWHMPSPKQIEKERLREIQSADAIRNAERKAEEQARQAELRAERQRLAGELTNEAMGIAKRTMDKFKK; encoded by the coding sequence ATGAGCACTTCGTCTGGTCACCGTCGCAGCCCTGCCGTCCGTCTCAGCGACAACGAACGCAACTCCGCCATGGCGGCCCTGGGGCGCGCCTTTGCCGAGGGTCGGCTCACCATCGACGAGTATGACCAGCGCTGCACTGAGATCACCCGCGCCACCACCCGTTCCGATCTGGAGCCACTGTTCCTCGACATCCCACAGAACCCGGACGGATCGGGAACGGAGCTGGACGTCAGTTACTCGGCGCAGGAGATCGCGGCCGCGCACAAGTCCTCGCGCAACACCCGCCTGGGCATCATGAGCCTGACCGCGGTGGTGACGCTGGCGGCGGTGCCCGTCCTTCTCGCCAACGGTTTCCTAGCCGCGACGGCGCTCTACGCGGTCATCCCGGTGGTGTGGATTCTGCTCTACATCATGAAGGTGGGCCCGGCGCAGTGGCACATGCCCTCGCCGAAGCAGATCGAGAAGGAGCGGCTGCGCGAGATTCAGTCGGCCGACGCGATCCGCAACGCAGAGCGCAAGGCGGAGGAGCAGGCCCGTCAGGCGGAGCTGCGGGCGGAACGCCAGCGCCTGGCCGGCGAACTGACGAACGAGGCGATGGGTATCGCCAAGCGAACCATGGACAAATTCAAAAAGTAG
- a CDS encoding pyridoxal phosphate-dependent aminotransferase — MSEQEYTSDFTGIENISIDAVPTAPAPKRRARRTFDQADKLKNVFYDIRGPLAQEAEKMEADGHTILKLNTGNPAVFGFDAPDVIMRDMIANLPTSQGYSTSKGILPARRAVVTRYELIDGFPEFDVEDVYLGNGVSELISMATQALLNDGDEVLVPAPDYPLWTASVTLAGGHPVHYLCDEEDDWNPSIEDIRSKITEKTKAIVVINPNNPTGAVYPKKVLEEIAQIAREHELLVFADEIYDRILYDDAVHWSMAQIAPDLLTLTFNGLSKAYRVAGYRAGWVVITGPKEQARGFIEGLDLLAGTRLCANVPGQHAIQVALGGKQSIYALTGEDGRLLNQRNIAFEGLNSIPGVSVVKPMGALYAFPRLDPDVYEIHDDTQLMLDLLRAEKILMVQGSGFNLGDNQHFRVVTLPWASQLENAIERLGNFLASYRQ; from the coding sequence ATGAGCGAGCAGGAATACACGTCCGATTTCACCGGAATCGAAAACATCAGCATCGACGCGGTGCCGACTGCGCCCGCCCCTAAGCGGCGGGCGCGCCGCACCTTCGATCAGGCGGACAAGCTCAAGAACGTCTTCTACGACATCCGCGGCCCGCTGGCCCAGGAGGCCGAGAAGATGGAGGCCGACGGCCACACCATCCTCAAGCTGAACACCGGCAACCCGGCCGTCTTCGGCTTCGACGCCCCCGACGTCATCATGCGCGACATGATCGCGAACCTGCCGACCTCCCAGGGCTACTCCACCTCGAAGGGCATCCTCCCGGCCCGTCGCGCCGTGGTCACCCGCTACGAGCTCATCGACGGTTTCCCGGAGTTCGACGTCGAGGACGTCTACCTGGGCAACGGCGTCTCCGAGCTCATTTCCATGGCCACGCAGGCGCTGCTCAACGACGGCGACGAGGTCCTCGTCCCGGCGCCGGACTACCCGCTGTGGACCGCCTCGGTGACGCTGGCCGGCGGCCACCCGGTGCACTACCTCTGTGACGAGGAGGACGACTGGAACCCCTCCATCGAGGACATCCGTTCCAAGATCACCGAGAAAACCAAGGCGATCGTCGTCATCAACCCGAACAATCCGACGGGCGCGGTCTACCCGAAGAAGGTGCTCGAGGAGATCGCGCAGATCGCCCGCGAGCATGAGCTGCTGGTCTTCGCCGACGAGATCTACGACCGCATCCTCTACGACGACGCCGTCCACTGGTCCATGGCCCAGATCGCCCCGGATCTGCTGACCCTGACCTTCAACGGCCTGTCCAAGGCCTACCGCGTCGCCGGTTACCGGGCGGGCTGGGTCGTCATCACCGGGCCGAAGGAGCAGGCCCGCGGCTTCATCGAGGGCCTGGATCTGCTCGCCGGGACCCGCCTGTGCGCCAACGTCCCGGGGCAGCACGCCATCCAGGTCGCCCTCGGCGGCAAGCAGTCCATCTATGCGCTGACCGGCGAGGACGGCCGCCTGCTCAATCAGCGCAACATCGCCTTCGAGGGCCTCAACTCGATTCCGGGCGTGAGCGTCGTCAAGCCGATGGGCGCGCTGTACGCCTTCCCGAGGCTCGACCCCGACGTCTACGAGATCCACGACGACACCCAGCTCATGCTCGACCTGCTGCGCGCCGAGAAGATCCTCATGGTGCAGGGCTCCGGCTTCAACCTGGGCGACAACCAGCACTTCCGCGTCGTGACGCTGCCCTGGGCCTCGCAGCTGGAGAACGCCATCGAGCGCCTCGGCAACTTCCTGGCGTCCTACCGCCAGTAA
- a CDS encoding UDP-glucose dehydrogenase family protein, which translates to MSVIGTGYLGATHAACMAELGHEVVGVDVDENKINQLADGVVPFHEPGLPEILRRNLDTGRLSFSTDYADAAGAHVHFIGVGTPQERGSYAADLKYVHAAVDTLVPLLEGEHLIVGKSTVPVGTAEELQERVDALAGPGTTVEIVWNPEFLRESHGVEDTIHPDRIVVGLRAGSAAEPILREVYAAQLAEDIPFLVMDLATAELVKVAANAFLATKISFINAVAEVCEASGGDVTRLADAIGHDDRIGRKFLGAGLGFGGGCLPKDIRAFMARAGELGADQALSFLREVDSINMRQRDRMVHFAKEDLGGSVMGRRVTVLGAAFKANSDDVRDSPALNIAGQLSLAGAAVSVYDPQAMGNARRVFPTLDYADSLDEALAGAELVILATEWPQFREMDPVGCGQLVAVKRIIDGRNVLDVDAWQAAGWSIRALGRSL; encoded by the coding sequence ATGTCGGTGATCGGCACCGGGTACCTCGGTGCGACGCACGCCGCCTGCATGGCCGAACTGGGCCATGAAGTCGTCGGCGTGGATGTGGATGAGAACAAGATCAACCAGCTCGCCGACGGCGTCGTGCCGTTCCACGAGCCCGGGCTGCCGGAGATTCTGCGCCGCAACCTGGACACCGGGCGGCTGAGCTTCTCCACCGACTACGCCGACGCAGCGGGCGCGCACGTCCACTTCATCGGCGTCGGCACCCCGCAGGAGCGCGGCTCCTACGCGGCGGACCTGAAGTACGTCCACGCGGCCGTCGACACGCTCGTTCCGCTGCTCGAGGGCGAGCACCTCATCGTCGGCAAGTCGACGGTGCCGGTGGGCACCGCCGAGGAGCTCCAGGAACGGGTCGACGCCCTGGCGGGCCCGGGCACCACCGTGGAGATCGTGTGGAACCCGGAGTTCCTGCGCGAATCCCACGGCGTGGAGGACACCATCCACCCCGACCGCATCGTCGTCGGCCTGCGCGCCGGGTCGGCCGCCGAGCCGATCCTGCGGGAGGTCTACGCCGCCCAGCTGGCCGAGGACATCCCCTTCCTGGTCATGGACCTGGCCACCGCGGAGCTGGTCAAGGTGGCGGCGAACGCCTTCCTGGCCACCAAGATCAGCTTCATCAACGCCGTCGCCGAGGTCTGCGAGGCCTCCGGCGGCGACGTCACCAGGCTTGCCGACGCCATCGGCCACGACGACCGCATCGGACGCAAATTCCTCGGCGCCGGCCTCGGCTTCGGCGGCGGCTGCCTGCCCAAGGACATCCGCGCCTTCATGGCCCGGGCCGGGGAACTCGGCGCCGACCAGGCGCTGAGCTTCCTGCGCGAGGTCGATTCGATCAACATGCGCCAGCGCGACCGCATGGTCCACTTCGCCAAGGAGGATCTCGGCGGCTCGGTCATGGGCCGCCGGGTCACCGTCCTGGGCGCGGCGTTCAAGGCCAACTCCGACGACGTGCGTGATTCCCCGGCGCTCAACATCGCCGGCCAGCTCTCCCTGGCCGGGGCCGCGGTGTCGGTCTACGACCCGCAGGCGATGGGCAACGCCCGCCGGGTCTTTCCGACGCTGGACTACGCCGACTCCCTCGACGAGGCCCTGGCCGGGGCGGAGCTGGTGATTCTGGCGACGGAGTGGCCGCAGTTCCGCGAGATGGACCCGGTAGGCTGTGGTCAGCTGGTCGCCGTCAAGCGCATCATCGACGGACGCAACGTCCTCGACGTGGATGCGTGGCAGGCCGCCGGCTGGTCCATTCGCGCACTGGGAAGGTCTCTGTGA
- a CDS encoding tryptophanase, giving the protein MANVKFYGDQQYPLEMHKVRIIQKLNLLPVEERLGAIEAAGFNTFLLQNRDVFLDMLTDSGVNAMSQEQQAAMMNADDAYAGSATYTRLKDKVTELFGMDYFLPAHQGRACENIIFSTLVDDGDVVPMNYHFTTTKAHIVANGGSVEEYLYPQGIDVTALHPFKGNMDLGQLRALLESGVNVPLVRMEAGTNLIGGQPFSLQNLRDVHALAKEFDVPLVLDASLLQDNLYFMKEREEQCRDMTIREIALAVADACDIFYFSARKLGFARGGGILIREEEMYKRMRGLVPMFEGFLTYGGMSVREMEAITVGLEETMDYDMISHGPQFIEYTVAELDKRGVPVVKPAGGLGAHLNAMDFVSHLDQREYPAGALNAALYLTSGVRGMERGTMSEERDADGVEPLANMELVRLAMPRRVFTLSQVNYLIDRVTWLHENRGLIGGLEWEEEPEILRFFYGRMRPTSDWPQQLLAKFREDFGDSL; this is encoded by the coding sequence GTGGCGAACGTCAAGTTCTACGGCGACCAGCAGTACCCGCTGGAAATGCACAAAGTCCGCATCATCCAGAAGCTGAACCTGCTGCCGGTCGAGGAGCGCCTGGGCGCCATCGAGGCCGCCGGCTTCAACACCTTCCTGCTGCAGAACCGCGACGTCTTCCTCGACATGCTCACCGACTCCGGCGTCAACGCCATGAGCCAGGAGCAGCAGGCGGCCATGATGAACGCCGACGACGCCTACGCTGGCTCCGCCACCTACACCCGCCTGAAGGACAAGGTCACCGAGCTCTTCGGCATGGACTACTTCCTGCCGGCGCACCAGGGCCGCGCCTGCGAGAACATCATCTTCTCCACGCTGGTCGACGACGGCGACGTCGTCCCGATGAACTACCACTTCACCACCACCAAGGCCCACATCGTGGCCAACGGCGGCTCCGTGGAGGAGTACCTCTACCCGCAGGGCATTGACGTCACCGCCCTGCACCCCTTCAAGGGCAACATGGACCTGGGGCAGCTGCGCGCGCTGCTGGAGTCGGGCGTCAACGTCCCGCTGGTGCGCATGGAGGCCGGCACCAACCTCATCGGCGGCCAGCCCTTCTCCCTGCAGAACCTGCGCGACGTGCACGCCCTGGCCAAGGAGTTCGACGTCCCGCTGGTGCTGGACGCCTCCCTGCTGCAGGACAACCTGTACTTCATGAAGGAGCGCGAGGAGCAGTGCCGCGACATGACGATCCGGGAGATCGCCCTGGCCGTCGCCGACGCCTGCGACATCTTCTACTTCTCCGCCCGCAAGCTCGGCTTCGCCCGCGGCGGCGGCATCCTCATCCGTGAGGAGGAGATGTACAAGCGCATGCGGGGCCTGGTCCCGATGTTCGAGGGCTTCCTCACCTACGGCGGCATGTCCGTCCGCGAGATGGAGGCGATCACCGTCGGCCTGGAGGAGACGATGGACTACGACATGATCTCCCACGGTCCGCAGTTCATCGAGTACACCGTGGCCGAGCTGGATAAGCGGGGCGTTCCCGTCGTCAAGCCGGCGGGTGGCCTGGGTGCGCACCTCAACGCGATGGACTTCGTCTCCCACCTCGACCAGCGCGAGTACCCGGCCGGCGCCCTGAACGCCGCGCTGTACCTGACCTCCGGGGTGCGCGGCATGGAGCGCGGCACGATGTCCGAGGAGCGCGACGCCGACGGCGTCGAGCCGCTGGCCAACATGGAGCTGGTGCGCCTGGCGATGCCGCGCCGCGTGTTCACCCTCTCCCAGGTCAACTACCTCATCGACCGGGTGACCTGGCTGCACGAGAACCGTGGGCTCATCGGCGGCCTGGAGTGGGAGGAGGAGCCGGAGATTCTGCGCTTCTTCTACGGCCGCATGCGCCCGACCTCCGACTGGCCGCAGCAGCTGCTCGCCAAGTTCCGCGAGGACTTCGGCGACTCGCTCTGA
- the dcd gene encoding dCTP deaminase, translated as MLLSDRDIRASIDSGRLGIEPFDPALVQPSSIDVRLDKYFRVFNNSKYTHIDPKLEMDDLTTPVEVPEGDAFVLHPGEFVLASTLEAFSLPDDLAGRLEGKSSLGRLGLLTHSTAGFIDPGFEGTITLELSNVANLPITLWPDMKIGQLAIFQMSSAAEVPYGSGKLGSKYKGQRGPTPSKAYLNFR; from the coding sequence GTGCTTCTCTCAGATCGTGACATCCGCGCCAGTATCGACTCCGGCCGCCTCGGCATCGAGCCCTTCGATCCCGCCCTGGTGCAGCCGTCGAGCATCGACGTCCGCCTGGACAAGTACTTCCGGGTCTTCAACAACTCGAAGTACACGCACATCGATCCGAAGCTGGAGATGGACGACCTGACCACGCCGGTCGAGGTCCCGGAGGGGGACGCCTTCGTCCTGCACCCGGGCGAGTTCGTCCTCGCCTCGACGCTGGAGGCCTTCTCCCTGCCGGACGACCTCGCCGGCCGCCTCGAGGGCAAGTCCTCGCTGGGCCGCCTCGGGCTGCTGACCCACTCCACCGCTGGCTTCATCGATCCCGGCTTCGAGGGCACCATCACCCTGGAGCTGTCCAACGTCGCCAACCTGCCGATCACGCTGTGGCCGGACATGAAGATCGGCCAGCTGGCCATCTTCCAGATGTCCTCGGCCGCGGAGGTCCCCTACGGCTCCGGCAAGCTCGGCTCCAAGTACAAGGGACAGCGGGGCCCGACCCCTTCGAAGGCGTATCTGAACTTCCGGTAG
- a CDS encoding DUF5655 domain-containing protein yields MAGGSNKMIGDFSAKPATDAYAREIDGYVRSLGPVTRQRRAQVSYRVKRKFLWLWVYEQTADGTLFLSVLLDHEHPVPGVQAITRSSPNRWSHSVVLRSPEAAASGWLRELIGAGYEFAT; encoded by the coding sequence ATGGCAGGCGGCTCGAACAAGATGATCGGCGACTTTTCCGCCAAGCCCGCCACGGACGCCTACGCCCGGGAGATCGACGGGTACGTCCGCTCCCTGGGACCGGTGACCCGTCAGCGGCGAGCCCAGGTCAGCTACCGGGTGAAGCGGAAGTTCCTCTGGCTATGGGTCTACGAGCAGACCGCCGACGGCACCCTCTTTCTCAGCGTGCTCCTGGATCACGAGCACCCGGTTCCCGGCGTCCAGGCGATTACGCGGAGCAGTCCGAACCGCTGGTCCCACAGCGTGGTGCTCAGGTCCCCCGAGGCGGCCGCCAGCGGGTGGCTCCGGGAGCTGATCGGGGCCGGGTACGAGTTCGCCACATGA